A DNA window from Canis lupus dingo isolate Sandy chromosome 2, ASM325472v2, whole genome shotgun sequence contains the following coding sequences:
- the ADGRB2 gene encoding adhesion G protein-coupled receptor B2 isoform X3, whose protein sequence is MTPACPLLLSVILSLRLAAAFDPAPSACSALASGVLYGAFSLQDLFPTIASGCSWTLENPDPTKYSLYLRFNRQEQVCTHFAPRLLPLDHYLVNFTCLRPSPEEAGAQAEAEAGRPEEEEEAAAAGLELCGGSGPFTFLHFDKNFVQLCLSAEPSEAPRLLAPAALAFRFVEVLLINNNNSSQFTCGVLCRWSEECGRAAGRACGFAQPGCSCPGEAGAGPATTTPPGPPAAHTLSNALVPGGPAPPAEADLHSGSSNDLFTTEMRYGEEPEEEPKVKTQWPRSADEPGLYMAQTGDPAAEEWSPWSVCSLTCGQGLQVRTRSCVSSPYGTLCSGPLRETRPCNNSATCPVHGVWEEWGSWSLCSRSCGRGSRSRMRTCVPPQHGGKACEGPELQTKLCSMAACPVEGQWLEWGPWGPCSTSCANGTQQRSRKCSVAGPAWATCTGALTDTRECSNLECPATDGKWGPWNAWSLCSKTCDTGWQRRFRMCQATGAQGYPCEGTGEEVKPCSEKRCPAFHEMCRDEYVMLMTWKKAAAGEIIYNKCPPNASGSASRRCLLSAQGVAYWGLPSFARCISHEYRYLYLSLREHLAKGQRMLAGEGMSQVVRSLQELLARRTYYSGDLLFSVDILRNVTDTFKRATYVPSADDVQRFFQVVSFMVDAENKDKWDDAQQVSPGSVHLLRVVEDFIHLVGDALKAFQSSLIVTDNLVISIQREPVSAVSSDITFPMRGRRGMKDWVRHSEDRLFLPKEVLSLSTPGKPVASGTSGSPGRGRGPGTVPPGPGHSHQRLLPADPEESSSYFVIGAVLYRTLGLILPPPRPPLAVTSRVMTVTVRPPTQPPAEPLITVELSYIINGTTDPHCASWDYSRADASSGDWDTESCQTLETQAAHTRCQCQHLSTFAVLAQPPKDLTLELAGSPSVPLVIGCAVSCMALLTLLAIYAAFWRFIKSERSIILLNFCLSILASNVLILVGQSRVLSKGVCTMTAAFLHFFFLSSFCWVLTEAWQSYLAVIGRMRTRLVRKRFLCLGWGLPALVVAVSVGFTRTKGYGTSSYCWLSLEGGLLYAFVGPAAVIVLVNMLIGIIVFNKLMARDGISDKSKKQRAGSERCPWASLLLPCSACGAVPSPLLSSASARNAMASLWSSCVVLPLLALTWMSAVLAMTDRRSVLFQALFAVFNSAQGFVITAVHCFLRREVQDVVKCQMGVCRADESEDSPDSCKNGQLQILSDFEKDVDLACQTVLFKEVNTCNPSTITGTLSRLSLDEDEEPKSCLVGPEGGLSFSPLPGNILVPMAASPGLGEPPPPQEANPVYMCGEGGLRQLDLTWLRPEPGSEGDYMVLPRRTLSLQPGSGGGAGEDPPRARPEGTPRRAAKTLAHPEGYPSFLSVEHSGLGLGPAYGSLQNPYGMTFQPPPPTPSARQVSEPGERSRTMPRTVPGSTMKLGSLEKVMHTRKRHSELYHELNQKFHTFDRYRSQSTAKREKRWSVSSGGTAERNMSSEKPSPGEHPGLSQQRRHQSWSTFKSMTLGSLPPKPRERLALHRAAAWEPTEPPDGDFQTEV, encoded by the exons ATGACCCCAGCCTGTCCCCTCTTACTATCTGTGATTCTGTCCCTGCGCCTGGCCGCCGCCTTCGACCCTGCCCCCAGCGCCTGCTCCGCCCTGGCCTCGGGCGTGCTCTACGGGGCCTTTTCACTGCAGGACCTCTTTCCCACCATCGCCTCAGGCTGCTCCTGGACCCTGGAGAACCCTGACCCCACCAAGTACTCCCTCTACCTGCGCTTCAACCGCCAGGAGCAGGTGTGCACTCACTTTGCCCCCCGTCTGCTGCCCCTGGACCACTACCTGGTCAACTTCACCTGCCTGCGGCCTAGCCCAGAGGAGGCGGGGGCCCAGGCCGAGGCAGAGGCAGGGcggccagaggaggaggaggaggcggcagcGGCGGGGCTGGAACTGTGCGGCGGCTCGGGCCCCTTCACCTTCCTGCACTTCGACAAGAACTTCGTGCAGCTGTGCCTGTCGGCAGAGCCCTCAGAGGCCCCGCGCCTGCTGGCGCCGGCCGCCCTGGCCTTCCGCTTCGTCGAGGTCTTgctcatcaacaacaacaactccAGCCAGTTCACCTGTGGCGTGCTCTGCCGCTGGAGCGAAGAGTGCGGCCGCGCGGCCGGCAGGGCCTGTGGCTTCGCCCAGCCGGGCTGCAGCTGCcccggggaggcgggggctgGTCCCGCCACCACCACGCCTCCAGGCCCTCCTGCTGCCCACACTCTGTCCAATGCCCTGGTGCCTGGGGGCCCGGCCCCACCTGCTGAGGCCGATTTGCATTCAGGGAGCAGCAATGACCTGTTTACGACTGAGATGAGATATG GTGAGGAGCCGGAAGAGGAACCGAAGGTGAAAACCCAGTGGCCAAGGTCTGCAGATGAGCCTGGGCTGTACATGGCGCAGACAG GCGACCCGGCGGCTGAGGAGTGGTCCCCGTGGAGCGTGTGTTCCCTGACGTGTGGGCAGGGTCTGCAGGTGCGGACCCGCTCCTGCGTGTCCTCCCCCTATGGGACCCTGTGCAGCGGGCCCCTGCGGGAGACCCGGCCCTGCAACAATTCAGCCACCTGCCCAG TGCACGGCGTGTGGGAGGAGTGGGGGTCCTGGAGCCTGTGCTCCCGCAGCTGCGGGCGGGGGTCCCGGAGCCGGATGCGGACCTGCGTGCCCCCCCAGCACGGCGGCAAGGCCTGCGAGGGTCCCGAGCTGCAGACTAAGCTCTGCAGTATGGCCGCTTGCCCGG TGGAAGGCCAGTGGCTAGAATGGGGTCCCTGGGGCCCATGCTCCACATCCTGTGCCAATGGGACCCAGCAGCGCAGCCGGAAGTGCAGTGTGGCGGGCCCAGCCTGGGCCACGTGTACGGGTGCCCTCACGGACACACGCGAGTGCAGCAACCTTGAGTGCCCGG CCACAGATGGCAAGTGGGGGCCGTGGAATGCATGGAGCCTGTGCTCCAAGACGTGTGACACAGGCTGGCAGCGCCGCTTCCGCATGTGCCAGGCCACGGGTGCGCAGGGCTACCCCTGCGAGGGTACCGGAGAGGAGGTGAAGCCTTGCAGTGAGAAGAGATGTCCAG CCTTCCATGAGATGTGCAGGGACGAGTATGTGATGCTGATGACGTGGAAGAAGGCAGCTGCTGGCGAGATCATCTATAACAAGTGCCCCCCCAACGCCTCAG GGTCTGCCAGCCGCCGCTGTCTCCTCAGTGCCCAGGGCGTGGCATACTGGGGTCTGCCCAGCTTCGCCCGCTGCATCTCCCACGAGTACCGCTACCTATACCTGTCC CTTCGGGAGCACCTGGCCAAAGGGCAGCGCATGCTGGCAGGTGAGGGCATGTCACAAGTGGTGCGCAGCTTGCAAGAGCTACTGGCCCGGCGCACTTACTACAGTGGGGACCTGCTCTTCTCTGTGGACATTCTAAGGAACGTCACTGACACCTTCAAGAGGGCCACCTATGTGCCCTCGGCTGATGATGTGCAG CGCTTCTTCCAGGTGGTGAGCTTCATGGTGGATGCAGAGAACAAGGATAAGTGGGATGATGCTCAGCAG GTATCCCCGGGCTCTGTGCACCTGCTTCGTGTTGTGGAGGACTTCATTCACCTGGTGGGAGATGCCCTCAAGGCCTTCCAGAGCTCTCTGATTGTCACAGACAACCTGG TGATCAGCATTCAGCGAGAACCGGTCTCCGCCGTGTCCAGTGACATCACGTTCCCCATGCGTGGCCGCAGGGGCATGAAGGACTGGGTGCGGCACTCGGAGGACCGCCTCTTCCTACCCAAGGAGGTGCTCAGCCTTTCCACCCCTGGGAAGCCAGTTGCCTCTGGCACCTCGGGCAgccctggcagggggaggggcccaggaacCGTGCCCCCTGGCCCAGGCCACTCCCACCAGCGCCTCCTGCCAGCAGATCCTGAGGAGTCGTCCTCCTACTTTGTGATCGGTGCTGTGCTTTACCGCACGCTTGGCCTCATCCTGCCACCCCCCAG ACCCCCGCTGGCCGTCACGTCCAGAGTGATGACAGTGACTGTGCGGCCCCCCACCCAGCCACCAGCTGAACCTCTTATCACAGTGGAGCTCTCCTACATCATCAAC GGCACCACGGATCCCCACTGTGCCAGCTGGGACTACTCCCGAGC AGATGCCAGCTCAGGGGACTGGGACACCGAGAGCTGCCAGACGCTGGAGACACAGGCAGCCCACACTCGCTGCCAGTGCCAGCACCTGTCTACCTTTGCTGTGCTGGCCCAGCCACCCAAGGACCTG ACCCTGGAGCTGGCAGGCTCCCCCTCGGTCCCCCTCGTGATCGGCTGTGCCGTGTCGTGCATGGCGCTGCTCACCCTCCTCGCCATCTATGCGGCCTTCTGGAG GTTCATCAAATCCGAGCGCTCCATCATCTTGTTGAACTTCTGCTTGTCCATCCTGGCGTCCAACGTCCTGATCCTCGTGGGCCAGTCACGGGTGCTGAGCAAG GGTGTATGCACCATGACTGCCGCCTTCTTGcacttcttcttcctctcctccttttgCTGGGTGCTCACTGAGGCCTGGCAGTCCTACCTGGCTGTCATCGGACGGATGCGTACCCGCCTTGTTCGCAAGCGCTTCCTCTGCCTGGGCTGGG GTCTGCCCGCCCTGGTGGTGGCCGTGTCTGTCGGCTTCACCCGCACCAAAGGATACGGTACATCCAGCTA CTGCTGGCTCTCCCTGGAGGGTGGCCTGCTCTATGCTTTTGTGGGGCCCGCTGCTGTCATCGTCCTG GTGAACATGCTCATCGGAATCATCGTCTTTAACAAGCTCATGGCACGCGATGGCATCTCGGACAAGTCCAAGAAGCAGAGGGCCGG GTCGGAGCGGTGCCCCTGGGccagcctgctcctcccctgctcagcGTGCGGAGCggtccccagccccctgctcagcTCAGCCTCGGCCAGGAACGCCAT GGCCTCGCTCTGGAGCTCCTGCGTGGTGCTGCCCCTGCTGGCGCTCACCTGGATGTCGGCCGTCCTGGCCATGACAGACCGGCGCTCCGTCCTCTTCCAGGCCCTCTTCGCTGTCTTCAACTCGGCGCAGGGCTTTGTCATCACTGCTGTGCACTGCTTCCTGCGCCGAGAG GTCCAGGACGTGGTGAAGTGCCAGATGGGTGTATGCCGGGCCGATGAGAGTGAAGACTCCCCCGACTCATGTAAAAATGGGCAGCTGCAGATCCTG TCAGACTTTGAAAAAGATGTGGATCTGGCTTGTCAGACAG TTCTGTTCAAGGAGGTCAACACTTGCAACCCATCTACCATCACGGGCACACTGTCCCGCCTATCCCTGGACGAGGACGAGGAGCCCAAGTCCTGCCTCGTGGGTCCTGAGGGCGGCCTCAGCTTCTCACCGCTGCCTGGGAATATCCTGGTGCCCATGGCAGCCTCgccagggctgggggagccaCCGCCCCCACAGGAGGCCAACCCTGTGTACATGTGTGGGGAAGGTGGCCTCCGGCAGCTGGACCTCACATGGCTGCGGCCCGAGCCGGGCTCTGAGGGGGACTACATGGTGCTGCCCCGGCGGACTCTGAGCCTGCAGCCTGGCAGTGGTGGCGGAGCTGGTGAAGATCCCCCAAGGGCCCGGCCTGAGGGCACCCCTCGGAGGGCTGCCAAGACACTGGCCCACCCGGAAGGCTACCCCAGCTTCCTGTCTGTGGAACActcaggcctggggctgggccctgCCTATGGGTCTCTACAGAACCCCTATGGGATGACCTTCCAGCCACCACCACCGACGCCCAGTGCCCGCCAAGTATCTGAGCCAGGGGAACGCAGCCGGACCATGCCCCGCACTGTGCCAGGCTCTACCATGAAGCTGGGCTCCCTGGAG AAGGTGATGCACACCCGGAAGCGGCACTCAGAACTCTACCACGAGCTCAACCAGAAATTCCACACTTTCGACCGCTACCGCAGCCAGTCTACAGCCAAG agggagaagcggtgGAGTGTGTCCTCGGGTGGGACAGCCGAACGGAACATGTCTAGC GAgaagcccagccctggggagcaTCCTGGCTTGTCCCAGCAGCGGAGACATCAGAGCTGGAGCACCTTCAAGTCTATGACATTGGGCTCGCTGCCCCCCAAGCCCCGAGAACGGCTGGCCCTGCACCGAGCAGCAGCCTGGGAGCCCACAGAACCACCTGATGGTGACTTCCAGACAGAGGTGTGA
- the ADGRB2 gene encoding adhesion G protein-coupled receptor B2 isoform X16, whose amino-acid sequence MTPACPLLLSVILSLRLAAAFDPAPSACSALASGVLYGAFSLQDLFPTIASGCSWTLENPDPTKYSLYLRFNRQEQVCTHFAPRLLPLDHYLVNFTCLRPSPEEAGAQAEAEAGRPEEEEEAAAAGLELCGGSGPFTFLHFDKNFVQLCLSAEPSEAPRLLAPAALAFRFVEVLLINNNNSSQFTCGVLCRWSEECGRAAGRACGFAQPGCSCPGEAGAGPATTTPPGPPAAHTLSNALVPGGPAPPAEADLHSGSSNDLFTTEMRYGEEPEEEPKVKTQWPRSADEPGLYMAQTGDPAAEEWSPWSVCSLTCGQGLQVRTRSCVSSPYGTLCSGPLRETRPCNNSATCPVHGVWEEWGSWSLCSRSCGRGSRSRMRTCVPPQHGGKACEGPELQTKLCSMAACPVEGQWLEWGPWGPCSTSCANGTQQRSRKCSVAGPAWATCTGALTDTRECSNLECPATDGKWGPWNAWSLCSKTCDTGWQRRFRMCQATGAQGYPCEGTGEEVKPCSEKRCPAFHEMCRDEYVMLMTWKKAAAGEIIYNKCPPNASGSASRRCLLSAQGVAYWGLPSFARCISHEYRYLYLSLREHLAKGQRMLAGEGMSQVVRSLQELLARRTYYSGDLLFSVDILRNVTDTFKRATYVPSADDVQRFFQVVSFMVDAENKDKWDDAQQVSPGSVHLLRVVEDFIHLVGDALKAFQSSLIVTDNLVISIQREPVSAVSSDITFPMRGRRGMKDWVRHSEDRLFLPKEVLSLSTPGKPVASGTSGSPGRGRGPGTVPPGPGHSHQRLLPADPEESSSYFVIGAVLYRTLGLILPPPRPPLAVTSRVMTVTVRPPTQPPAEPLITVELSYIINGTTDPHCASWDYSRADASSGDWDTESCQTLETQAAHTRCQCQHLSTFAVLAQPPKDLTLELAGSPSVPLVIGCAVSCMALLTLLAIYAAFWRFIKSERSIILLNFCLSILASNVLILVGQSRVLSKGVCTMTAAFLHFFFLSSFCWVLTEAWQSYLAVIGRMRTRLVRKRFLCLGWGLPALVVAVSVGFTRTKGYGTSSYCWLSLEGGLLYAFVGPAAVIVLVNMLIGIIVFNKLMARDGISDKSKKQRAGSERCPWASLLLPCSACGAVPSPLLSSASARNAMASLWSSCVVLPLLALTWMSAVLAMTDRRSVLFQALFAVFNSAQGFVITAVHCFLRREVQDVVKCQMGVCRADESEDSPDSCKNGQLQILTLKKMWIWLVRQFCSRRSTLATHLPSRAHCPAYPWTRTRSPSPASWVLRAASASHRCLGISWCPWQPRQGWGSHRPHRRPTLCTCVGKVASGSWTSHGCGPSRALRGTTWCCPGGL is encoded by the exons ATGACCCCAGCCTGTCCCCTCTTACTATCTGTGATTCTGTCCCTGCGCCTGGCCGCCGCCTTCGACCCTGCCCCCAGCGCCTGCTCCGCCCTGGCCTCGGGCGTGCTCTACGGGGCCTTTTCACTGCAGGACCTCTTTCCCACCATCGCCTCAGGCTGCTCCTGGACCCTGGAGAACCCTGACCCCACCAAGTACTCCCTCTACCTGCGCTTCAACCGCCAGGAGCAGGTGTGCACTCACTTTGCCCCCCGTCTGCTGCCCCTGGACCACTACCTGGTCAACTTCACCTGCCTGCGGCCTAGCCCAGAGGAGGCGGGGGCCCAGGCCGAGGCAGAGGCAGGGcggccagaggaggaggaggaggcggcagcGGCGGGGCTGGAACTGTGCGGCGGCTCGGGCCCCTTCACCTTCCTGCACTTCGACAAGAACTTCGTGCAGCTGTGCCTGTCGGCAGAGCCCTCAGAGGCCCCGCGCCTGCTGGCGCCGGCCGCCCTGGCCTTCCGCTTCGTCGAGGTCTTgctcatcaacaacaacaactccAGCCAGTTCACCTGTGGCGTGCTCTGCCGCTGGAGCGAAGAGTGCGGCCGCGCGGCCGGCAGGGCCTGTGGCTTCGCCCAGCCGGGCTGCAGCTGCcccggggaggcgggggctgGTCCCGCCACCACCACGCCTCCAGGCCCTCCTGCTGCCCACACTCTGTCCAATGCCCTGGTGCCTGGGGGCCCGGCCCCACCTGCTGAGGCCGATTTGCATTCAGGGAGCAGCAATGACCTGTTTACGACTGAGATGAGATATG GTGAGGAGCCGGAAGAGGAACCGAAGGTGAAAACCCAGTGGCCAAGGTCTGCAGATGAGCCTGGGCTGTACATGGCGCAGACAG GCGACCCGGCGGCTGAGGAGTGGTCCCCGTGGAGCGTGTGTTCCCTGACGTGTGGGCAGGGTCTGCAGGTGCGGACCCGCTCCTGCGTGTCCTCCCCCTATGGGACCCTGTGCAGCGGGCCCCTGCGGGAGACCCGGCCCTGCAACAATTCAGCCACCTGCCCAG TGCACGGCGTGTGGGAGGAGTGGGGGTCCTGGAGCCTGTGCTCCCGCAGCTGCGGGCGGGGGTCCCGGAGCCGGATGCGGACCTGCGTGCCCCCCCAGCACGGCGGCAAGGCCTGCGAGGGTCCCGAGCTGCAGACTAAGCTCTGCAGTATGGCCGCTTGCCCGG TGGAAGGCCAGTGGCTAGAATGGGGTCCCTGGGGCCCATGCTCCACATCCTGTGCCAATGGGACCCAGCAGCGCAGCCGGAAGTGCAGTGTGGCGGGCCCAGCCTGGGCCACGTGTACGGGTGCCCTCACGGACACACGCGAGTGCAGCAACCTTGAGTGCCCGG CCACAGATGGCAAGTGGGGGCCGTGGAATGCATGGAGCCTGTGCTCCAAGACGTGTGACACAGGCTGGCAGCGCCGCTTCCGCATGTGCCAGGCCACGGGTGCGCAGGGCTACCCCTGCGAGGGTACCGGAGAGGAGGTGAAGCCTTGCAGTGAGAAGAGATGTCCAG CCTTCCATGAGATGTGCAGGGACGAGTATGTGATGCTGATGACGTGGAAGAAGGCAGCTGCTGGCGAGATCATCTATAACAAGTGCCCCCCCAACGCCTCAG GGTCTGCCAGCCGCCGCTGTCTCCTCAGTGCCCAGGGCGTGGCATACTGGGGTCTGCCCAGCTTCGCCCGCTGCATCTCCCACGAGTACCGCTACCTATACCTGTCC CTTCGGGAGCACCTGGCCAAAGGGCAGCGCATGCTGGCAGGTGAGGGCATGTCACAAGTGGTGCGCAGCTTGCAAGAGCTACTGGCCCGGCGCACTTACTACAGTGGGGACCTGCTCTTCTCTGTGGACATTCTAAGGAACGTCACTGACACCTTCAAGAGGGCCACCTATGTGCCCTCGGCTGATGATGTGCAG CGCTTCTTCCAGGTGGTGAGCTTCATGGTGGATGCAGAGAACAAGGATAAGTGGGATGATGCTCAGCAG GTATCCCCGGGCTCTGTGCACCTGCTTCGTGTTGTGGAGGACTTCATTCACCTGGTGGGAGATGCCCTCAAGGCCTTCCAGAGCTCTCTGATTGTCACAGACAACCTGG TGATCAGCATTCAGCGAGAACCGGTCTCCGCCGTGTCCAGTGACATCACGTTCCCCATGCGTGGCCGCAGGGGCATGAAGGACTGGGTGCGGCACTCGGAGGACCGCCTCTTCCTACCCAAGGAGGTGCTCAGCCTTTCCACCCCTGGGAAGCCAGTTGCCTCTGGCACCTCGGGCAgccctggcagggggaggggcccaggaacCGTGCCCCCTGGCCCAGGCCACTCCCACCAGCGCCTCCTGCCAGCAGATCCTGAGGAGTCGTCCTCCTACTTTGTGATCGGTGCTGTGCTTTACCGCACGCTTGGCCTCATCCTGCCACCCCCCAG ACCCCCGCTGGCCGTCACGTCCAGAGTGATGACAGTGACTGTGCGGCCCCCCACCCAGCCACCAGCTGAACCTCTTATCACAGTGGAGCTCTCCTACATCATCAAC GGCACCACGGATCCCCACTGTGCCAGCTGGGACTACTCCCGAGC AGATGCCAGCTCAGGGGACTGGGACACCGAGAGCTGCCAGACGCTGGAGACACAGGCAGCCCACACTCGCTGCCAGTGCCAGCACCTGTCTACCTTTGCTGTGCTGGCCCAGCCACCCAAGGACCTG ACCCTGGAGCTGGCAGGCTCCCCCTCGGTCCCCCTCGTGATCGGCTGTGCCGTGTCGTGCATGGCGCTGCTCACCCTCCTCGCCATCTATGCGGCCTTCTGGAG GTTCATCAAATCCGAGCGCTCCATCATCTTGTTGAACTTCTGCTTGTCCATCCTGGCGTCCAACGTCCTGATCCTCGTGGGCCAGTCACGGGTGCTGAGCAAG GGTGTATGCACCATGACTGCCGCCTTCTTGcacttcttcttcctctcctccttttgCTGGGTGCTCACTGAGGCCTGGCAGTCCTACCTGGCTGTCATCGGACGGATGCGTACCCGCCTTGTTCGCAAGCGCTTCCTCTGCCTGGGCTGGG GTCTGCCCGCCCTGGTGGTGGCCGTGTCTGTCGGCTTCACCCGCACCAAAGGATACGGTACATCCAGCTA CTGCTGGCTCTCCCTGGAGGGTGGCCTGCTCTATGCTTTTGTGGGGCCCGCTGCTGTCATCGTCCTG GTGAACATGCTCATCGGAATCATCGTCTTTAACAAGCTCATGGCACGCGATGGCATCTCGGACAAGTCCAAGAAGCAGAGGGCCGG GTCGGAGCGGTGCCCCTGGGccagcctgctcctcccctgctcagcGTGCGGAGCggtccccagccccctgctcagcTCAGCCTCGGCCAGGAACGCCAT GGCCTCGCTCTGGAGCTCCTGCGTGGTGCTGCCCCTGCTGGCGCTCACCTGGATGTCGGCCGTCCTGGCCATGACAGACCGGCGCTCCGTCCTCTTCCAGGCCCTCTTCGCTGTCTTCAACTCGGCGCAGGGCTTTGTCATCACTGCTGTGCACTGCTTCCTGCGCCGAGAG GTCCAGGACGTGGTGAAGTGCCAGATGGGTGTATGCCGGGCCGATGAGAGTGAAGACTCCCCCGACTCATGTAAAAATGGGCAGCTGCAGATCCTG ACTTTGAAAAAGATGTGGATCTGGCTTGTCAGACAG TTCTGTTCAAGGAGGTCAACACTTGCAACCCATCTACCATCACGGGCACACTGTCCCGCCTATCCCTGGACGAGGACGAGGAGCCCAAGTCCTGCCTCGTGGGTCCTGAGGGCGGCCTCAGCTTCTCACCGCTGCCTGGGAATATCCTGGTGCCCATGGCAGCCTCgccagggctgggggagccaCCGCCCCCACAGGAGGCCAACCCTGTGTACATGTGTGGGGAAGGTGGCCTCCGGCAGCTGGACCTCACATGGCTGCGGCCCGAGCCGGGCTCTGAGGGGGACTACATGGTGCTGCCCCGGCGGACTCTGA